The Rhodoligotrophos appendicifer genome includes a region encoding these proteins:
- a CDS encoding ABC transporter ATP-binding protein, producing the protein METAVRGARTKASEPGAKPFAVALDDVSIEFAITGGASYKAVAPTSLHVSQGEFVAIVGPTGCGKSTLLNVAAGLLKPASGTLAIFGETLEGLNARAGYLFQQDALMPWKTAIDNVAIALEIGGTRRTNALAQAQDWLKKVGLARFGERYPHQLSGGQRKRVGLAQVLVRQPKILLMDEPFGPLDAQTRQIMGTLLLTLWAQDRKAVLFVTHDLEEAIALSDRVVIMSAGPEARIIGDFTIDLARPRDTADVRLDPRFHQLHRDIWNRLKAEVAKTYGEDLQP; encoded by the coding sequence ATGGAAACCGCCGTGCGAGGGGCGCGCACCAAGGCGAGCGAGCCCGGCGCGAAGCCATTTGCCGTTGCGCTCGACGATGTCAGCATAGAGTTCGCCATCACGGGTGGTGCGTCCTACAAGGCGGTGGCGCCGACGTCGCTGCATGTCAGTCAGGGAGAGTTCGTTGCCATCGTCGGCCCGACGGGGTGCGGGAAGTCGACTTTGCTCAATGTCGCAGCCGGCTTGCTGAAGCCGGCGAGTGGCACCCTGGCGATCTTCGGAGAGACGCTGGAGGGTTTGAACGCCAGGGCCGGCTACCTGTTCCAGCAGGATGCGCTAATGCCCTGGAAGACCGCGATCGACAATGTGGCGATCGCGCTGGAGATCGGCGGCACCCGCCGTACGAATGCCCTGGCGCAAGCGCAGGACTGGTTAAAGAAGGTCGGCCTCGCGCGTTTCGGTGAACGCTATCCACACCAGCTTTCCGGTGGACAGCGTAAGCGGGTGGGCCTTGCCCAGGTGCTGGTGCGGCAGCCGAAGATCCTGCTCATGGACGAACCCTTCGGGCCGCTCGACGCGCAGACCCGACAAATCATGGGAACGCTGCTGCTCACTCTGTGGGCGCAGGACCGCAAGGCGGTGCTGTTCGTCACTCACGACCTGGAAGAGGCCATCGCGCTTTCGGACCGGGTGGTGATCATGTCGGCCGGCCCGGAGGCGCGCATCATCGGCGACTTCACGATCGATCTGGCACGTCCGCGCGACACCGCCGACGTGCGGCTCGACCCGCGTTTCCATCAGCTGCACCGCGACATCTGGAACCGGCTCAAGGCCGAGGTCGCCAAGACGTATGGGGAGGATCTCCAGCCGTGA
- a CDS encoding cupin domain-containing protein, translating into MEFTFVHNHLGADGALSIPALGLTLSVRLGSDRGETLEIIETINAPGFGPPLHRHPQTEIFRVLEGRYLYEIAGERFFAEEGDVVCIPGGQPHGFLNIGKTPARQLVVISPSMNAREFFAALGDLLRNGPVPLTELNAFGGPWDVEFLGGPLTNRE; encoded by the coding sequence ATGGAGTTCACATTCGTTCACAACCACCTAGGTGCGGACGGGGCCCTGTCGATCCCGGCTTTGGGCCTCACGCTGTCCGTGCGGCTTGGCTCCGACCGGGGTGAAACCTTGGAGATCATCGAGACCATCAATGCTCCGGGCTTTGGCCCGCCTCTTCATAGGCATCCCCAGACCGAGATCTTCCGCGTCCTCGAGGGTCGCTATCTCTATGAAATTGCAGGGGAACGGTTCTTTGCGGAAGAAGGGGACGTCGTCTGTATTCCCGGAGGACAGCCGCATGGGTTCTTGAACATAGGCAAGACCCCCGCCCGTCAGCTCGTTGTGATCAGCCCGAGCATGAACGCACGGGAATTCTTCGCCGCCTTGGGAGACCTGCTCCGCAACGGCCCCGTTCCCCTTACGGAACTCAATGCGTTCGGTGGGCCCTGGGACGTTGAGTTCCTCGGTGGCCCCTTGACCAACCGAGAGTGA
- a CDS encoding helix-turn-helix domain-containing protein: MDLVFTTENLPRAKRYDAWRAAICDFYVHVDVKAKEPENYKGFIREACFGDVVLTDILLSEQSILRNTQHISKLDKDCYYLQLLYRGNLTVLQRGASHLSNAARGAIFCATEQYELQCAGEVRSFYLEIPRADFAQRFPKGCIPVSATINSIQGMGRITTEFCAMLANEGSRLGVDVRRHLGGQLMDLLAVTLQTAEPDIPMLDRSVQQARLRSVKHWIETHLSDPNLTLERIANANGMSLRYLHRLFERDEMSASEWIWDRRLQLCYDQIAKADGRSITSIAFENGFNSSAHFSTMFRRKYGVAPREVACRKPAWQRTAQPDGTKI, translated from the coding sequence ATGGACCTCGTCTTCACGACGGAAAACCTTCCGCGGGCGAAGCGCTATGATGCATGGCGCGCCGCCATATGCGATTTCTACGTGCATGTGGACGTCAAGGCAAAGGAACCGGAGAATTACAAGGGCTTCATCCGGGAAGCCTGCTTCGGTGACGTGGTGCTGACGGACATCCTGCTGTCGGAACAGAGTATCCTCCGCAACACTCAGCACATCTCGAAGCTGGACAAGGACTGCTATTATCTTCAGCTCTTGTATCGAGGAAACTTGACCGTCCTGCAGCGGGGTGCCAGCCACTTGTCCAACGCAGCCCGAGGTGCGATTTTCTGTGCGACGGAGCAGTATGAGCTGCAATGCGCCGGCGAGGTTCGCTCGTTCTATCTGGAGATCCCGCGCGCGGACTTCGCCCAGAGGTTCCCCAAGGGGTGCATTCCCGTCTCGGCGACGATCAACAGCATTCAGGGAATGGGTCGCATCACCACGGAATTCTGTGCGATGCTGGCCAATGAAGGGTCGAGGCTCGGCGTCGACGTCAGACGACATCTCGGCGGGCAGCTGATGGATCTGCTGGCCGTCACCCTGCAGACGGCCGAGCCCGACATTCCCATGCTGGACCGGTCAGTGCAGCAGGCCCGACTGAGATCGGTCAAGCATTGGATCGAAACGCATCTCAGTGATCCGAATCTGACGCTTGAGCGAATCGCCAACGCGAATGGAATGTCGCTGCGTTATCTACACCGCCTGTTCGAGCGAGACGAAATGTCGGCGTCCGAGTGGATCTGGGACCGGCGGCTGCAGCTTTGTTATGACCAGATCGCAAAGGCGGATGGGCGTTCGATCACCTCCATCGCCTTCGAAAACGGTTTCAACAGTTCTGCGCATTTCAGCACGATGTTCCGCCGTAAATACGGCGTTGCACCACGGGAGGTCGCGTGCCGGAAGCCGGCCTGGCAAAGGACGGCGCAGCCCGACGGGACGAAAATCTAG
- a CDS encoding ABC transporter permease — MPVLGRLTQEKIVFGLAVLLCVAFAFALPGFLTTTNLLNLVRSVSILGILGVAMGLVVIGRGIDLSLVALMAISIAWTLQLASTGVPLPQALAMGLAFSLVTGMITGCLIAYVEIPPIFATLAMGTTIYGFGRYFLFRLDVIYMPESAKALLWLGQGSLLGIPVPILLFAGICLAAHAFLRLTKAGHYLRAIGDNLLAARITGVPARPIIILQYMLSSLIGFLAGIVTAASVASVNTRIANSTYVYDVILVVVLGGIGLSGGKGGIRNVIVGTLLIGVMLNGMTIMDIQYTVQNVIKGVILLTAIVIDTMINPRDEQTGQQGDI, encoded by the coding sequence ATGCCTGTCCTCGGGCGCCTCACCCAAGAGAAGATCGTATTCGGCCTGGCGGTCCTGCTCTGCGTCGCATTTGCCTTCGCTTTGCCCGGTTTCCTGACGACCACGAACCTGTTGAATCTCGTCAGGAGCGTCTCGATCCTCGGCATTTTGGGGGTTGCGATGGGTCTCGTAGTGATCGGCCGCGGCATCGATCTCTCCCTTGTCGCGCTCATGGCGATTTCCATTGCCTGGACGCTGCAACTGGCCTCGACGGGCGTACCGCTCCCCCAGGCGCTCGCCATGGGTCTCGCTTTTAGCCTCGTGACGGGGATGATTACCGGCTGCCTCATTGCCTATGTGGAGATCCCTCCTATTTTCGCCACGTTGGCCATGGGCACCACGATCTATGGCTTTGGGCGCTATTTCCTCTTCCGCCTCGACGTCATCTACATGCCCGAAAGCGCAAAGGCGCTGCTGTGGCTCGGACAGGGCAGCCTCTTGGGCATTCCCGTGCCGATCCTCCTGTTTGCCGGCATATGTCTCGCCGCCCATGCCTTCCTGCGCCTGACCAAGGCCGGCCACTACCTCCGAGCGATCGGCGACAATCTCCTTGCCGCCCGCATCACCGGCGTTCCGGCGCGGCCGATCATCATTCTCCAATACATGCTGTCATCGCTGATCGGCTTCCTGGCCGGCATCGTCACCGCCGCGTCGGTGGCCAGCGTGAACACGCGGATCGCCAATTCGACCTATGTCTACGACGTCATCCTCGTCGTGGTGTTGGGCGGCATCGGCCTCTCCGGCGGCAAGGGCGGGATCCGCAATGTCATCGTCGGCACGCTCCTCATCGGTGTGATGCTCAACGGCATGACGATCATGGATATCCAATACACCGTCCAGAACGTCATCAAGGGCGTGATCCTGCTCACGGCCATCGTCATCGACACCATGATCAACCCCCGCGACGAACAGACCGGTCAGCAGGGGGACATCTAA
- a CDS encoding sugar ABC transporter substrate-binding protein encodes MKLFKTMILAAALVLGAGAAMAQGIDDPTREPYYSSFKGKRVAYVPVAMGFDLTEGWAAGLREALEPLGVTFEIRDPNWSTDAGAQAITSLISEKPDVIVVHNPDVQSYARLLKKAQEAGIYVVQVNMRSSYSTDAFIGADYVGMGEQIGNRLVEKCSPEKGGSGKVAITQGVLTAAASVYQMQGINNVLSKHPEIQIVSNQAADWDATKARNIAATVIQQHPDLCAITGFWDVMDVGTAAAIKESGKNVYLLTQGSGNQSACDGLANGTYSEVVVYFVPGQARDMASMIKQMLQLKQTPGSTKTTLFTPLTFLTKENMTPSSCWSLPAKS; translated from the coding sequence ATGAAGCTCTTCAAGACAATGATCTTGGCCGCAGCGCTCGTTCTCGGCGCCGGCGCAGCCATGGCCCAGGGGATCGATGATCCCACCCGGGAGCCATATTACAGTTCGTTCAAGGGCAAGCGCGTCGCCTACGTCCCCGTGGCCATGGGCTTCGACCTCACCGAGGGTTGGGCTGCGGGCCTGCGGGAGGCCCTCGAGCCTCTCGGCGTCACCTTCGAGATCCGGGATCCGAATTGGAGCACCGATGCCGGCGCCCAGGCCATCACCTCGCTCATCTCCGAGAAGCCCGACGTGATCGTGGTGCACAATCCCGACGTCCAATCCTATGCGCGCCTGCTCAAGAAGGCACAGGAGGCCGGCATCTATGTGGTGCAGGTCAACATGCGCTCCAGCTATTCGACCGACGCCTTCATCGGCGCCGATTACGTCGGCATGGGTGAGCAGATCGGCAATCGGCTGGTCGAGAAATGCTCGCCCGAAAAGGGCGGCAGCGGCAAGGTCGCGATCACCCAGGGTGTGCTGACCGCAGCGGCGAGCGTCTATCAGATGCAGGGCATCAACAACGTCCTGTCGAAGCATCCCGAAATACAGATCGTCTCGAACCAGGCGGCCGACTGGGACGCTACCAAGGCGCGGAACATTGCTGCGACCGTCATCCAGCAGCATCCTGACCTCTGCGCCATCACCGGCTTCTGGGACGTCATGGATGTGGGCACCGCAGCCGCCATCAAGGAATCCGGCAAGAACGTCTATCTCCTGACCCAGGGGAGCGGCAACCAGTCAGCCTGCGATGGACTGGCGAACGGCACCTATTCCGAGGTCGTGGTCTATTTCGTGCCGGGACAGGCCCGGGACATGGCCTCCATGATCAAGCAAATGCTGCAGCTGAAGCAGACGCCGGGTTCGACGAAGACCACGCTCTTCACGCCCCTGACCTTCCTCACCAAGGAAAACATGACGCCGTCCTCATGCTGGAGCCTTCCCGCAAAGAGCTGA
- a CDS encoding ABC transporter permease, which produces MSVSDTIMRWRYRAIPDHLVGEVLSKRWIDNAIPLLILMAVIAVFGSAIPDFFGAASITNLMRQWGEFCLLVLALMVVMVAGGIDLSVGSTFALGNIVALALLNVAEWPVPATVAATLACGAAVGLVNGVLVGFLRLRAFLTTLVTLIIVRAIVDMLLLKYSVPIAAAFVDSDLWYFFGEGSVLGVPFSVVVAVVIAIALHLVLSRTRIGWHILATGGSRRSAHNVGVSVRRVICATYVVSGTLSALAGLIFASRLGGAGADTGIGLEIAALTAAVLGGNSLGGGRGSAAKAVIGSITVMVLVNSLVRLGVTSGANSLLLGLALLGAVAIDVRWLKNYRKVLSKVYVSPTYAALPPAPATAAPSPYALNDRLRDVESLALGAIDGPEDVILDDADNLYAGNRTGDIMRFLAPDYARSEVFVHIGGRPLGMAFARDGALLCCVGGMGLYRIDPDRSIHRLTDETNRSWFSVIDDSRLRLADDLDIAPDGRVFFSEATIRYDMHDWPVDCLESRGNGRIICYDPNSGTTRTVLKNLVFPNGICMAGDGQSFIFAESWACRISRYWFDGPKAGRVEPVIADLPGYPDNINRASDGTYWLALVGMRTPSLDLAMKLPGFRKRMARRTAPDEWLYPNINTGCIVRFDETGRVLETLWDLGGENHPMITSMREHKGHLYIGGIFNNRIGRLKIEGADEAWTGQRSYWGRP; this is translated from the coding sequence ATGTCCGTGTCAGACACGATCATGCGTTGGCGATACCGGGCCATTCCCGACCATCTGGTCGGCGAGGTCTTGAGCAAGCGCTGGATCGACAATGCCATTCCACTCCTGATCCTGATGGCCGTGATCGCCGTCTTCGGGTCTGCGATCCCGGATTTTTTCGGGGCTGCCAGCATCACCAACCTCATGCGGCAATGGGGTGAATTCTGCCTCCTGGTGCTCGCCCTCATGGTCGTCATGGTTGCCGGCGGCATCGATCTCAGCGTGGGATCAACCTTCGCCCTGGGCAATATCGTGGCCCTCGCCCTCCTGAACGTCGCGGAATGGCCCGTGCCCGCCACAGTAGCGGCCACCCTCGCGTGCGGAGCGGCCGTCGGTCTGGTGAACGGCGTGCTGGTTGGGTTCCTCCGCCTTCGCGCCTTCCTCACCACCCTGGTCACGCTGATCATCGTCCGCGCCATCGTCGACATGCTGCTGTTGAAATATTCCGTTCCCATCGCGGCGGCCTTCGTGGACTCCGATCTCTGGTACTTCTTCGGCGAGGGATCGGTGCTCGGTGTGCCGTTCAGCGTCGTGGTCGCGGTGGTCATCGCAATCGCGCTTCACCTCGTGCTCAGCCGGACGCGGATCGGCTGGCACATCCTCGCAACCGGCGGCTCCCGCCGGTCCGCACACAATGTCGGGGTCTCCGTCCGCCGTGTCATCTGCGCCACCTATGTCGTCTCCGGGACGCTGAGTGCTTTGGCGGGGCTCATCTTCGCGTCCCGCCTGGGCGGTGCTGGTGCGGACACCGGCATCGGCCTGGAAATCGCCGCCCTGACCGCCGCGGTCCTTGGGGGCAACAGCCTGGGCGGTGGCCGTGGCTCGGCGGCCAAAGCCGTGATCGGCTCCATCACCGTCATGGTCCTGGTCAACAGCCTGGTTCGGCTTGGCGTGACCAGCGGCGCCAATTCGCTGCTTTTGGGGCTCGCGCTGCTGGGGGCGGTCGCCATCGATGTTCGCTGGCTGAAGAACTATCGGAAAGTTCTGTCTAAGGTCTACGTCTCGCCGACCTATGCGGCATTGCCGCCCGCCCCGGCGACCGCAGCCCCCTCCCCCTATGCACTCAATGACCGCCTGCGCGACGTCGAGTCCCTGGCCCTGGGAGCCATTGACGGACCTGAAGACGTGATCCTCGATGATGCGGACAATCTCTACGCCGGCAACCGGACGGGCGATATCATGCGCTTCCTGGCGCCGGATTACGCTCGCAGCGAAGTCTTTGTCCATATCGGCGGCAGGCCCCTCGGCATGGCCTTTGCGCGCGATGGTGCGCTGCTCTGCTGTGTCGGCGGCATGGGCCTCTATCGCATTGACCCGGACCGCTCGATCCACCGCCTGACGGACGAAACGAACCGGTCGTGGTTTTCGGTCATCGACGATTCCCGCCTGAGGCTTGCCGACGATCTCGACATCGCCCCCGACGGACGCGTCTTTTTCAGCGAGGCGACGATCCGCTACGACATGCATGACTGGCCCGTGGACTGCCTGGAATCGCGCGGCAATGGGCGGATCATCTGCTATGATCCGAACTCCGGAACCACCCGCACCGTGCTGAAGAACCTGGTCTTCCCCAACGGCATCTGCATGGCCGGCGATGGCCAGTCCTTCATCTTCGCCGAATCCTGGGCCTGCCGCATCAGCCGCTACTGGTTCGACGGGCCGAAGGCCGGCCGGGTCGAGCCGGTGATCGCCGATCTGCCAGGCTATCCCGACAACATCAATCGCGCCTCCGACGGCACCTACTGGCTCGCCCTTGTCGGCATGCGCACTCCCTCCCTCGATTTGGCGATGAAGCTGCCCGGCTTCCGCAAGCGCATGGCCCGGCGGACGGCCCCGGACGAGTGGCTGTACCCCAACATCAACACCGGCTGCATTGTCCGCTTCGACGAGACGGGTCGGGTGCTGGAGACCCTGTGGGATCTGGGTGGCGAGAACCATCCCATGATCACCTCCATGCGCGAGCACAAGGGCCATCTCTATATCGGCGGCATCTTCAACAACCGCATCGGCAGGTTGAAGATCGAAGGCGCCGATGAGGCCTGGACGGGTCAGCGCTCCTATTGGGGCCGGCCATGA
- a CDS encoding sugar ABC transporter ATP-binding protein: protein MTPILELRKATKEYRGVPAVQDVSFSLLQGEVHALLGENGAGKSTLTKMLAGGVEPTSGEILIDGQRVVLRTPSEALARGIAMVYQETSLVPSLTVAQNLYLADRKWFHRLRGIYIAGQQFLQSLNFPVDPTAMVSSLGAGQKQMVEIARAVHHNARVIIFDEPTASLTPEEKHQFFSLVQRLRGRGVSIIFISHALEEALLISDRITVLRDGRHVVTDATSTFDREKIVRAMVGRSLSQELYGERKDREIRPGTEKVLSVQNLSMGNIVRNTSFSVFAGQITGVFGLIGSGRTEAAKIVSGILKRDLFHGGEVRLNGRSVRYRVPRPAVRDGLVYVTEDRKLEGFFETMSISENIYLGAVAAGRTRSSTMSMSEMKEVAAVWIKALNVKAINSDARVIELSGGNQQKVVVAKSLVQKPKLVIFDEPTRGVDVGAIADIHHLINGLADEGIAVVVISSYLPEVLHLSDRVLVCRQGRIVEEFAGDKADEETIMYAAVH from the coding sequence ATGACCCCCATTCTGGAGCTCAGAAAGGCCACCAAGGAATATCGCGGCGTTCCCGCTGTCCAGGATGTGAGCTTCAGCCTTCTCCAGGGCGAGGTGCATGCCCTGCTCGGCGAGAATGGCGCCGGGAAGTCGACGCTCACCAAGATGCTCGCCGGCGGGGTCGAGCCCACATCGGGCGAGATTTTGATCGACGGCCAACGGGTCGTGCTGAGGACGCCGTCCGAAGCCCTGGCGCGCGGCATTGCCATGGTCTATCAGGAGACCAGCCTTGTGCCCTCTCTTACTGTCGCCCAGAACCTCTATCTGGCGGACAGGAAGTGGTTTCACCGGCTCCGCGGCATCTATATCGCCGGCCAGCAGTTCCTCCAGTCGCTGAACTTTCCCGTCGACCCCACCGCCATGGTCTCCAGCCTGGGGGCCGGCCAGAAGCAGATGGTGGAGATCGCCCGCGCCGTTCATCACAATGCCCGAGTCATCATCTTCGACGAGCCGACCGCCAGCCTGACGCCGGAAGAAAAGCACCAGTTCTTCTCGCTCGTTCAGCGGCTGCGGGGACGCGGCGTCTCGATCATCTTCATATCGCACGCGCTGGAGGAGGCCCTCCTGATCTCTGACCGGATCACGGTTCTCAGGGACGGCCGGCATGTGGTGACCGATGCAACCTCCACCTTCGATCGTGAGAAGATCGTGCGCGCCATGGTTGGCCGCTCTCTCAGCCAGGAGCTTTACGGGGAGCGCAAGGACCGCGAGATCCGTCCCGGCACGGAGAAGGTGCTCAGCGTGCAGAACCTCTCCATGGGCAATATCGTGCGCAACACCTCCTTTTCAGTCTTCGCAGGCCAGATCACCGGGGTGTTCGGTCTCATCGGCTCCGGACGCACCGAAGCGGCGAAAATCGTCTCCGGCATCTTGAAGCGCGACCTCTTTCACGGAGGCGAGGTGCGGCTGAATGGACGCTCCGTCCGCTACCGCGTGCCGCGCCCCGCCGTCCGCGACGGGCTTGTCTACGTCACGGAGGATCGCAAGCTCGAAGGCTTCTTCGAGACCATGTCCATCTCCGAGAACATCTATCTCGGCGCGGTCGCCGCAGGCCGGACCCGCTCCTCGACCATGAGCATGAGCGAGATGAAGGAGGTCGCAGCCGTCTGGATCAAGGCCCTGAATGTCAAGGCCATCAACAGCGACGCACGCGTCATCGAACTGTCCGGAGGCAACCAGCAGAAGGTGGTCGTCGCCAAATCCCTGGTCCAGAAGCCGAAGCTCGTGATCTTCGATGAGCCGACCCGCGGCGTCGACGTGGGCGCCATCGCCGATATCCATCATCTGATCAACGGGCTCGCCGATGAGGGCATCGCCGTCGTCGTGATCTCCTCCTACCTGCCGGAGGTCCTTCATTTGTCCGATCGCGTGCTCGTGTGCAGGCAGGGCCGGATCGTGGAGGAGTTCGCCGGCGACAAGGCGGACGAGGAAACCATCATGTATGCGGCGGTGCACTGA
- a CDS encoding AMP-binding protein, producing the protein MARALKTTRPVRDVRTIADIVEIERSPYDDLVTAHNLYDLCLATAEHGGERKALTVLRSPDPIDIGASLTHRQLLAEVTRAANLFHTLGLAPGRGVAAFLMPTLPCLPSLLLGAQVAGIASSINYLLSREAVFDLLNAQQASILVIPSADSDAACWSIAEGALDHVPSLRHVVVAGGGAGAVPGFVGLEEAIAAVRADRLDFAPSSNREEICALFHTGGTTGRPKLVRLTHGNQIHAAFGFAQVFGYDERDCVVSGFPFFHVGGTMTVGLSVLAAGGHVVVPSPYGLRTPAAIGSYWRIVEHFRATVVSGVPTSIAAMANAWTEGTDASSVRMAVTGGAVLPKAVGARFEATTGLKLFETYGMTETAAAIAFNPGRGTPRAGSVGFRAPFSEIRILRQGAPYPTPCQTEESGSVQVRGPQVFPGYLDPRHDVGMLEPDGWLTTGDVGYLTADERLVLTGREKDLIVRSGHNIDPAAIEDVANQFEGIALSAAVGMPDQYAGEVPALFIVPSPGARVDLDALRAHLHRHLHEPPARPRSILVIDALPVTAVGKIFKPALRDRAIAEKVRLEALQTCGDTAEVAVKIGLDAKKQTLVDVTVTGATPEGVQALSNVLRPLPQTYTVSSAGAPSASPVILEVDGAVALLTLNRPEAMNALSREVMTDLESKVRSLQDRKDIRVVIVTGNGRAFCAGGDLLEFGEALETDKARLLHDLAYNQSVLQLIEDLPMPVIGAANGVAVAGGLELLLCCDIILAAAGVKMGDGHAQYGVVPAGGATVRLGERISPGRAAHLFYTASLMSVERLADWGLVNEIVPREQLLSRARELADEIGRRSPETIRHMKSLTGWRSTSPERKARMQAELAAFASHLDGRDLQRGLAAFKQKQSPRYDDPQ; encoded by the coding sequence ATGGCACGCGCGCTGAAGACCACCCGGCCGGTTCGCGACGTCCGCACCATCGCCGACATTGTCGAAATCGAGCGCTCCCCCTATGACGACCTCGTCACGGCGCATAATCTCTATGATCTGTGTCTCGCGACGGCCGAGCATGGGGGCGAGAGAAAGGCGCTCACGGTTCTTCGGAGCCCAGACCCAATCGACATCGGTGCCTCCCTCACCCATCGCCAGCTGCTGGCCGAGGTGACCCGTGCAGCCAACCTGTTCCACACGCTCGGCCTCGCCCCCGGCCGCGGGGTCGCAGCCTTCCTCATGCCGACTTTGCCCTGCCTTCCCTCCCTGCTTCTGGGAGCCCAGGTCGCCGGTATCGCGAGTTCGATCAACTACCTGCTGAGCCGGGAGGCGGTGTTCGATCTCTTGAACGCCCAGCAGGCGAGCATCCTTGTAATCCCCTCGGCGGACAGTGACGCGGCCTGCTGGTCGATTGCCGAAGGCGCTCTGGATCATGTCCCGAGCCTGCGCCATGTGGTGGTCGCCGGCGGTGGAGCGGGAGCCGTTCCCGGCTTTGTGGGTCTCGAAGAGGCGATCGCTGCCGTGCGGGCCGACCGGTTGGATTTCGCCCCCTCTTCCAATCGCGAGGAGATCTGCGCGCTCTTCCATACCGGAGGCACAACGGGCCGGCCGAAGCTTGTCCGCCTCACCCATGGAAACCAGATCCATGCGGCCTTCGGCTTTGCCCAAGTCTTCGGCTATGACGAGCGCGACTGCGTCGTCAGCGGCTTTCCCTTCTTCCATGTCGGCGGCACCATGACGGTCGGCTTGTCGGTCCTTGCGGCCGGCGGCCATGTCGTCGTGCCCTCGCCCTATGGCCTGCGCACCCCTGCCGCAATCGGATCCTATTGGCGCATCGTCGAGCATTTCAGGGCGACTGTCGTAAGCGGCGTCCCGACCTCGATTGCAGCCATGGCGAATGCCTGGACCGAGGGCACGGACGCCTCCAGCGTGCGCATGGCGGTCACCGGTGGCGCCGTCCTCCCCAAAGCGGTGGGGGCGCGGTTCGAAGCAACGACGGGGCTGAAGCTGTTCGAGACCTATGGCATGACCGAAACCGCCGCCGCCATCGCCTTCAATCCGGGACGTGGGACTCCTCGCGCCGGCAGCGTCGGCTTCCGCGCTCCCTTCTCGGAAATCCGCATCCTTCGCCAAGGCGCGCCCTATCCGACCCCGTGCCAGACGGAGGAAAGCGGCAGCGTCCAGGTCCGAGGTCCGCAGGTCTTCCCGGGCTATCTCGATCCCCGGCACGATGTGGGCATGCTGGAGCCGGATGGCTGGCTCACCACCGGCGACGTCGGCTATCTGACGGCCGATGAGCGGCTGGTGCTGACCGGGCGCGAGAAGGACCTGATCGTCCGCAGCGGCCATAACATCGATCCGGCCGCCATCGAGGATGTGGCCAACCAGTTCGAGGGCATCGCCCTCAGCGCCGCCGTCGGCATGCCAGACCAATATGCAGGCGAGGTGCCGGCACTCTTCATCGTCCCGTCTCCCGGCGCCCGGGTGGATCTCGACGCCCTGCGTGCGCATCTCCATCGGCACCTTCACGAACCGCCGGCCCGGCCGCGCAGCATCCTCGTCATCGATGCGCTGCCCGTGACGGCGGTGGGCAAGATCTTCAAGCCCGCGCTGCGAGATAGGGCCATTGCCGAGAAGGTGCGACTGGAAGCTCTCCAAACCTGTGGCGACACCGCCGAGGTCGCAGTCAAGATCGGCCTCGACGCCAAGAAGCAAACCCTCGTCGACGTGACGGTGACGGGAGCCACACCAGAAGGGGTCCAAGCCTTGTCGAACGTGCTGCGGCCTTTGCCGCAAACCTATACCGTGTCTTCGGCCGGTGCGCCCTCGGCCTCCCCGGTCATCCTGGAGGTGGATGGCGCAGTCGCCCTTCTGACCCTCAATCGCCCCGAGGCCATGAACGCTCTTTCCCGCGAAGTCATGACCGACCTGGAATCGAAGGTGAGGTCGCTGCAGGATCGGAAGGACATCCGCGTGGTCATCGTCACCGGGAACGGCCGTGCCTTCTGTGCCGGCGGCGACCTCCTTGAATTCGGGGAGGCGCTGGAGACCGACAAGGCGCGTCTGCTTCACGATCTCGCCTACAATCAGAGCGTCCTCCAGCTGATCGAGGACCTGCCCATGCCGGTCATCGGGGCCGCCAATGGTGTGGCTGTGGCGGGCGGCCTCGAGCTGCTGCTCTGTTGCGATATCATCCTGGCGGCGGCAGGCGTGAAGATGGGCGACGGGCATGCGCAGTACGGCGTGGTGCCGGCCGGCGGCGCAACCGTCCGGCTGGGCGAGCGGATCTCGCCGGGTCGCGCCGCGCACCTCTTCTACACAGCCTCCCTGATGTCGGTAGAGCGCCTCGCTGACTGGGGGCTGGTGAACGAAATCGTTCCTCGGGAGCAATTGCTGTCCCGCGCGAGGGAACTTGCGGACGAGATCGGTCGGAGAAGCCCGGAGACCATCCGTCACATGAAGTCGCTCACCGGCTGGCGCTCGACCAGCCCTGAGCGAAAGGCGCGGATGCAGGCCGAGTTGGCGGCTTTCGCCAGCCATCTCGACGGTCGGGATCTCCAGCGTGGGCTTGCGGCCTTCAAGCAGAAGCAGTCGCCCCGATACGACGACCCTCAATGA